ATATTTTTGATTAAGGGAAAAAGCCCCAACACAATCAAGCATTTTGtaaacattaattatatatgtacaaaatgtAGCTCATTTCATGTCAAACATTAATATTAACTTAGCTATAGCTTTCTTGCAAAGACCTTTCTCTTATATTTAACCCCAAAAGGAGTAACTTCCTTGTCACACACGTCAAATCCATACCAAACTCGACGAGGCAAATATCGACGAAAATAGAAATAATCCGAGCTAAGATGAGACCCGTCCAAAACCCTAACTTGCGCAAAACCTGGCCTCCAGTCATCTTTTCCTCCCAATTTTAGATATAAATAGCAAATTGGTGAGTCCACACATTGGCTCGTGACTTGAAATTGATCAATCATGCAAGCTTGAAAAGGTTTTGTTGGGATATCATCGAGAACTTGAGGTTGTAATGGATCTAATTTTCTTACATGTTTGGAGTTTAGATGATGTGTTACGATGTCGTTTGATTTTGTGTCTCCAAATCTTATGCTGACATGATTTGAAGTTTCTGCTCCTCTAGTGCATGTTGTCTCTATTGTTATCGCATATGTGCAATTTCTTACCTACAggtatatatattgaaaaagaCTGTCAATATTAATGGAACATTCGATTGCAAAAATTAACGAAGTTAAGGggttagaaaatttaaaagtaaagtatagggaccaaatAACTACAATACAAATTGCACAGGAACCAAAAATG
This region of Mercurialis annua linkage group LG1-X, ddMerAnnu1.2, whole genome shotgun sequence genomic DNA includes:
- the LOC126664679 gene encoding embryo-specific protein ATS3A-like, which translates into the protein MQMGLILFGCFFLLALLSAAADQTLFLPQNKVRNCTYAITIETTCTRGAETSNHVSIRFGDTKSNDIVTHHLNSKHVRKLDPLQPQVLDDIPTKPFQACMIDQFQVTSQCVDSPICYLYLKLGGKDDWRPGFAQVRVLDGSHLSSDYFYFRRYLPRRVWYGFDVCDKEVTPFGVKYKRKVFARKL